The window AGAGCAGTACAGATAAAATTAAAAAAGGACAAGATTGACTGAAATTTAATTATTTATTATATTTCTATTATTAGTTCCATTAAAAACAATAAGCAATGTTTAAAATTATGAAAACTATTGTTTAGACGAGGGTTCTTCTATAAAGAAGAACTTATTGATTCTGCTTTTCTATGGAAAGAAAAGAAGTTAAGAAATATACAGAGCAAGAGTTAAGAATAGAAAATTTTTTCTCTGTATGTTTTATTTGATATTACTATAATAAACTTATTGAAATTTGAAATGAAAATACGTTTTTTGGGGACAGGTACCTCTACGGGAAACCCTGAAGTTGGTTGTAATTGTGTAGTATGTCTGTCTGAAGACAAAAAAGATAAACGATTTCGCTCGTCAGTATTAGTAGAAATAGAAAGTAGATACATTCTGATTGATTGCGGTCCGGATTTCTATAGGCAAATATTAGAAACTTTTAAAAAAAAAACATTTGATCGATTGGACGGTGTTTTAATTACTCATGAACACTACGATCATGTAGGAGGACTTGACGATTTGCGTTGTTTTACCAGAAATAGACGGATAGTGAATATCTATACTGATTACTACACGTCTATCAAATTAAAGGAGCGTTTGCCGTATATTTTTAATTATAATGAACAACAGTACCCAGGTATTCCTAATTTGAGAATACATTCTATCAAAAAAAATGAATCTTTTTTTGATATATCAGGAATAAAAATCATTCCAATTAACTTATTACATGGAAGAAAACCAATATTAGGCTATCGTATAGATAAGTTTGCTTACTTAACAGACTTAAAAACTATTCCAGATTCAGAATTTGAGAAATTGAAAGGATTGTCTGTATTGGTTATTAATGCATTACGTGAAAAGTCACATGCTACACACGCTAACATAAAGGAAGCATTAAAATATATCGATATCATTAAACCTGATCAAGCATATCTCACACATATATGTCACGATTTTGGACTGCATGAAGATGTCCAAAAAAAACTACCCCCAGCTATCCGCATAGCTTACGACGAATTGGAAATATCTATTTAAACATAGGAGAACATCTCACATTATTATTGCAATAATTGATATATTTTTTATATTCAAAGTCTTCAAAGATAGAAAAGGAAAATGTTTGCTTTAATAACAAGATTTGGAATCTTATTCATTAATTCTCTTGACTCAATTCTTTATCGAAGCATGTTACAAACACATGTATTTTTCTTTCTTCAATTATCATTTATATCACTTATTCTTTTTTTGTTTTGTTTACTAAAACTCAATATTTAGTACCCACGTATAGCTTTAATACCCGGTAGTTGTTTCCCTTCTATAAATTCAAGTAAAGCACCACCACCCGTAGATACATAACTTACCTTATCCGCAATTTTAAGTTTATTGACACAAGAAACAGAGTCCCCACCTCCTACCAATGAAAACGCTCCTTTTTGAGTAGCACGCACAATAGCATCTCCTACAGCACGGGAGCCTTTGCAAAAATTATCAAACTCAAATACGCCGGTAGGCCCATTCCAAAGAATTGTTTTAGAGTTTTCTATTATTTTAGTAAAGATTTTTTCTGTTTCGTTACCAATGTCCAATCCCATCCAACCATCTGGGATTTTGTCTACTGCAACTATCTGTGTATGAGCTTCATTACTAAAAC of the Candidatus Azobacteroides pseudotrichonymphae genomovar. CFP2 genome contains:
- a CDS encoding MBL fold metallo-hydrolase; translated protein: MKIRFLGTGTSTGNPEVGCNCVVCLSEDKKDKRFRSSVLVEIESRYILIDCGPDFYRQILETFKKKTFDRLDGVLITHEHYDHVGGLDDLRCFTRNRRIVNIYTDYYTSIKLKERLPYIFNYNEQQYPGIPNLRIHSIKKNESFFDISGIKIIPINLLHGRKPILGYRIDKFAYLTDLKTIPDSEFEKLKGLSVLVINALREKSHATHANIKEALKYIDIIKPDQAYLTHICHDFGLHEDVQKKLPPAIRIAYDELEISI